A genomic window from Phormidium ambiguum IAM M-71 includes:
- a CDS encoding TrbI/VirB10 family protein, whose amino-acid sequence MSATKSPKNYEFDDEPDAIEESGNGLFPNSNGHRIYEANFPTNSNNSQVVNNNDSQISRNDELEFAGYDEETDELLASEYKIKQENEQAEIRPVSEKPSVRMFSVLTGTGVVLGTFGFLWFTFFAPKPVRQQAKTSTPEVTPSSPNDESAELKSRLAFQDQQRTLEAQPPTPKERPTPTPTATPAPAPKPTPKAVPVARTPEPPRRVQNFNPPPPPPRPAPLPPPPPRIIQAVAPPLPPTPPPPPPPPLPSKPSPPLRPTQSPPPPAEKVDPYERWAKLASLGQSRGEIADAPAIESAVASNLVASPSTPPTLAIAPTEGSNIAPPTTPTYSAQTPIVTASTTPASSPGAIVISPTLPPTTPITTPAATSMPFPQDQQPLSPQNTQPTQVNPQYTHPSATPTAEPEIASATIGDTRLADSNPSTTSSGMSTGEIGILNRTPINQNTNIDIATKEIAIGSSAKAKVIVPMIWDEAGQSPTGGRFAVQLTEDIKATDGAVALPSGTVLITEVQNVTRSNRLVSQSVVALVYPDSSGRIHQVPIPPGNLLIRGEDNQPLIAEGLFDRGSEIAKTDVLVGVLSSLGRVGEIINRPTQEVFSQQSGYFGSTTIQTTSKRRPSVLAAALEGFFTPAAERLRERSDRATQELLKRGNVAIVPEGTEVSVFVNSFVSLRR is encoded by the coding sequence ATGAGCGCAACCAAATCTCCAAAAAACTACGAATTTGACGACGAACCAGATGCAATAGAAGAAAGTGGAAACGGCTTATTTCCTAATAGTAATGGGCATCGAATTTATGAGGCTAATTTCCCTACTAATTCCAATAATTCCCAGGTAGTTAACAATAATGACTCCCAAATCAGTCGAAATGATGAACTGGAATTTGCCGGATACGATGAAGAAACAGACGAATTGCTCGCATCTGAATACAAAATCAAACAAGAAAACGAACAAGCAGAAATTCGTCCAGTTTCCGAAAAACCCTCAGTTCGGATGTTTTCAGTGCTGACTGGTACTGGAGTTGTTCTCGGCACTTTTGGCTTTCTCTGGTTTACCTTCTTTGCTCCTAAACCCGTCCGCCAACAAGCAAAAACATCAACGCCTGAAGTTACTCCATCTTCTCCTAATGATGAGTCAGCAGAACTCAAAAGCCGACTAGCCTTTCAAGACCAACAACGCACATTGGAAGCTCAACCACCTACACCTAAAGAACGCCCAACTCCTACTCCTACCGCTACTCCTGCACCTGCACCGAAACCTACACCTAAAGCCGTACCAGTTGCTAGAACTCCTGAGCCTCCCAGACGAGTTCAAAACTTTAATCCACCACCTCCACCGCCGCGACCCGCCCCATTACCTCCACCACCACCCAGAATAATACAGGCTGTTGCTCCTCCACTGCCTCCCACTCCGCCGCCTCCTCCCCCACCACCATTACCGTCAAAACCATCCCCTCCTTTACGCCCTACCCAATCACCACCGCCTCCGGCTGAAAAAGTAGACCCCTACGAGCGTTGGGCGAAATTAGCTTCTTTGGGACAAAGCAGAGGAGAAATCGCTGATGCTCCGGCGATCGAAAGTGCTGTAGCTAGCAATTTAGTAGCTTCCCCCAGTACGCCTCCTACTCTAGCGATCGCACCAACAGAAGGAAGCAATATTGCACCACCAACTACACCAACCTACTCGGCTCAAACACCGATCGTTACAGCAAGCACTACACCAGCATCATCCCCTGGCGCAATTGTAATTTCACCAACCTTACCCCCCACTACACCAATAACGACACCAGCGGCAACATCCATGCCATTTCCGCAAGACCAACAACCGCTCAGTCCCCAAAACACGCAACCAACACAAGTAAATCCACAATACACCCACCCCTCAGCTACGCCAACAGCAGAGCCAGAGATAGCCAGCGCCACTATTGGAGATACCAGACTTGCTGATTCCAACCCAAGTACGACCTCAAGTGGAATGAGTACAGGAGAAATTGGCATTCTCAACCGCACCCCTATCAATCAAAACACCAATATTGACATAGCCACCAAAGAGATCGCCATTGGGTCATCTGCCAAAGCAAAGGTAATCGTACCGATGATTTGGGACGAAGCAGGTCAAAGCCCCACTGGTGGAAGATTCGCCGTCCAATTAACCGAAGATATCAAGGCTACTGATGGGGCGGTCGCCTTACCATCTGGTACCGTTCTCATCACTGAAGTACAGAATGTAACTCGCTCAAATCGACTGGTATCTCAAAGCGTGGTAGCACTTGTTTATCCCGACTCCAGCGGACGCATCCACCAAGTACCAATACCCCCTGGAAACTTGTTAATTCGCGGCGAAGATAATCAACCCCTGATTGCTGAAGGCTTATTTGATAGAGGTTCCGAAATCGCCAAGACAGATGTTTTAGTAGGAGTTCTCAGCAGTTTGGGACGGGTAGGAGAAATCATTAATCGACCCACTCAAGAAGTTTTTAGCCAACAAAGCGGCTATTTTGGTAGCACTACCATACAAACAACTTCCAAGCGCCGACCCAGCGTATTAGCAGCAGCTTTAGAGGGATTCTTTACACCCGCAGCCGAACGGCTGCGAGAGCGATCGGACCGCGCCACGCAAGAACTTTTAAAACGAGGCAATGTAGCAATTGTTCCAGAAGGAACTGAAGTTTCAGTATTTGTCAATTCCTTTGTTTCATTACGTCGATAA
- a CDS encoding lipase yields MLLVDSMAVKGISELDIFEKTSIPEDLLLKIREMNMEFKLHRSRLEKLAPYLFQVKGWEELRPVFKMPYISYEGRVDKLIEDLQKNRSIHKMAG; encoded by the coding sequence GTGTTGTTAGTAGACAGCATGGCAGTTAAGGGTATTTCGGAATTAGATATTTTTGAGAAAACTTCTATTCCCGAAGATTTACTATTAAAGATTAGGGAAATGAACATGGAATTTAAGTTACATCGTTCCAGGTTAGAAAAGTTAGCTCCTTATCTTTTTCAAGTCAAGGGTTGGGAAGAACTAAGACCTGTTTTTAAAATGCCATACATTTCTTATGAAGGGCGCGTCGATAAGCTGATTGAAGACTTACAAAAGAATCGGTCGATCCATAAGATGGCAGGTTAG
- a CDS encoding helix-turn-helix domain-containing protein — MSAKVEENVVADSRVHKRLGQLITALVEDERVGSSRELGRLTGIAFNTLANWCEGKADPRLQKLMQFAYAIGWSMTELMQYAEGDEDPYEAIARKKKA, encoded by the coding sequence ATGTCAGCAAAAGTAGAAGAAAACGTAGTAGCAGATAGTAGAGTCCACAAACGTCTCGGTCAGTTAATAACGGCGTTGGTGGAAGATGAGCGTGTTGGTAGCTCTAGGGAATTAGGGAGACTAACTGGAATTGCATTCAATACTCTGGCTAACTGGTGCGAGGGAAAAGCCGATCCAAGACTGCAAAAGTTAATGCAGTTTGCCTATGCGATAGGTTGGTCGATGACAGAGTTGATGCAATATGCAGAAGGGGATGAAGATCCTTACGAAGCAATCGCTCGTAAAAAAAAAGCATAA
- a CDS encoding DUF3987 domain-containing protein encodes MNNSSHNDLTAHLHQGLSRIPSDWQLCLLDGKKVPQGIGWQQKPLTPVQMKEAVTNGWIVDKADGTQYRCYPKGYGLITGTPVTINSETFYLMALDQDGASAREKILQLSGGEELPKTVAFTSGRPGRCQYLFLIPEQYAPSLRTKKFLTDVTGDDGKSEQLELRWTGLQSCLPPSIHPTTGEYIWVSGCAPDEIPIALAPIWLIEAMLVENEITNGSSTPHTHYQEPKWTDIDWALSYLAALSPSRVDDYNQWCNVGMILKSIDNSLFYEWDKWSRLSSKYQPGECEKKWKTFNKNGVGIGTLAHWAKQDGWTSPFKNKNVINNGKNYQTNSSNSNGNGNHHFLYDQVTTIVTSNLNPPQQTAAIIELSSDNSYPLKGVKDLAVEIETYINQTDSKTENVLELKRLLNYRREQLNISQILPTPLASALLSKANSDCIDPVYLYQYLLAACGSEMGGHIGIIGKEGATLTDSWIEYPIFWTMVVALPSAGKSQTMRSVFSPIKKRYKQAKTEYQKVQQQLENLKEQWEEKSQQQKEKLQDSPENPRIFKATMPAPPPKKIIEAGSPEGAIRRMSELTPRTGCTWVFDELVRLLKLDQYKDKGGDTRQILLQTWNAPADIEFERSKEENAFHLKDICLNLTGATQLSKVKQLFSDPDDGDGLISRFLVALPTTPSNFAVWSDLKVAIDQELQELYDHLRLLHKRLSQTQEDEEQELSPLFLSFTKEAQQRWKRWWEEVRRNQQTVEFENPAFFAYLGKMLSQTLRLALLLHCMELKYEQKNDPFQVGIDTLEKAILAAKFSIGQFRILQTNNHATDEMPGRLSLIHAYALRKGTEVSAVQVQNSVFKRAKPKPTLAEIRQDFAILTENGYTVLSGKGKDLRIRAIPVDQARVGNPKSSEPYSDTSQNFRTQTSRGTQPPVTRISDYSDNSWTTPTTNGNLQNNSNNSTNGRNCPNYDDAVPSKVDFEPISNENTASEICPNDVGNSENILSSNVPTSETPARGNGGNYDDVNERSQNQAEERHLNLEQLQTLLACYSSAKALAQASPEMPTESIVSLFAPLDNLLRSWGIEPIGKVSEQVPYNPQLHQPDTDDLIEGESVFIKFVGYRDGSRILCPAQVSRTRNC; translated from the coding sequence GTGAATAACTCATCCCATAACGACTTAACTGCCCACCTGCATCAAGGCTTATCCCGCATTCCTTCTGACTGGCAACTCTGCCTGCTCGACGGCAAAAAAGTCCCGCAGGGTATAGGCTGGCAGCAAAAACCACTAACTCCCGTCCAAATGAAAGAAGCCGTAACCAACGGCTGGATAGTGGACAAAGCCGATGGCACTCAATACCGCTGTTACCCCAAAGGCTACGGACTGATTACAGGTACACCAGTCACCATCAACAGCGAAACCTTTTACCTGATGGCACTAGACCAAGATGGAGCTTCTGCTAGAGAAAAAATTCTGCAACTTTCAGGTGGCGAAGAACTGCCCAAAACAGTCGCCTTTACCTCCGGTCGTCCGGGGCGCTGTCAATACCTATTCCTCATTCCAGAACAATACGCCCCATCGCTTCGTACCAAAAAATTCCTCACCGACGTAACTGGAGATGATGGAAAAAGCGAACAACTAGAACTGCGCTGGACTGGACTACAATCTTGCCTACCTCCCAGCATTCACCCTACCACAGGCGAATATATTTGGGTTTCCGGTTGTGCTCCCGATGAAATTCCCATAGCACTCGCACCCATCTGGCTCATCGAAGCCATGCTCGTCGAAAATGAAATAACAAATGGTTCCTCCACACCTCATACACATTACCAAGAACCAAAATGGACTGATATTGATTGGGCATTATCCTATCTTGCCGCCTTATCCCCCAGCCGAGTCGATGACTATAACCAATGGTGTAATGTGGGAATGATTCTCAAATCCATTGACAATTCTCTGTTTTATGAATGGGATAAATGGAGTCGCCTATCTTCCAAATACCAACCAGGGGAATGCGAGAAAAAATGGAAAACTTTTAACAAGAATGGTGTTGGTATTGGTACCCTCGCACACTGGGCTAAACAAGACGGATGGACTTCACCATTCAAAAACAAAAATGTAATCAATAACGGCAAAAATTACCAAACAAATAGCAGTAACTCAAATGGTAATGGTAATCATCATTTCTTGTACGACCAAGTAACAACCATCGTTACTAGCAACCTAAACCCACCTCAACAGACAGCAGCCATTATCGAATTATCCTCTGATAACAGCTATCCCTTAAAAGGAGTCAAAGATTTAGCAGTTGAAATTGAAACTTATATTAATCAAACAGACAGCAAAACCGAAAATGTCTTAGAACTTAAAAGACTCCTCAATTATCGACGCGAACAACTAAATATTAGTCAAATTTTGCCTACACCCTTAGCCTCAGCACTTTTAAGTAAAGCCAATTCCGACTGCATTGACCCGGTTTATCTTTACCAATATCTCCTAGCAGCTTGTGGTAGTGAAATGGGCGGACACATTGGCATTATTGGTAAAGAAGGTGCAACCTTAACAGATAGTTGGATAGAGTATCCTATCTTTTGGACAATGGTTGTTGCTTTACCATCAGCGGGGAAAAGTCAGACAATGCGCTCTGTATTTAGCCCTATCAAAAAACGTTATAAACAAGCCAAAACCGAATATCAAAAAGTTCAACAGCAACTAGAAAACTTAAAAGAACAATGGGAAGAAAAGTCTCAGCAACAAAAGGAAAAACTTCAAGATAGCCCCGAAAATCCCCGGATATTCAAAGCCACAATGCCTGCTCCTCCTCCCAAAAAAATCATTGAAGCTGGAAGTCCTGAAGGTGCCATACGTCGGATGAGCGAACTAACACCCAGAACTGGTTGTACCTGGGTCTTTGATGAATTGGTGCGCTTGTTGAAATTAGATCAATATAAAGATAAAGGAGGCGATACTCGACAAATCTTACTCCAAACCTGGAATGCTCCTGCTGATATTGAGTTTGAACGTTCTAAGGAAGAAAACGCTTTTCATCTTAAAGATATCTGTTTAAATTTAACAGGAGCTACTCAATTATCCAAAGTCAAACAATTATTTAGCGACCCCGATGATGGTGATGGATTAATTAGTCGATTTTTAGTCGCACTACCAACAACACCCAGTAACTTTGCCGTTTGGTCAGATTTAAAAGTCGCTATCGACCAAGAATTACAAGAATTGTACGACCACCTACGCTTACTACATAAACGGTTGTCACAAACACAAGAAGACGAGGAACAGGAACTATCCCCGCTTTTCTTGTCCTTTACTAAAGAAGCACAACAACGCTGGAAACGCTGGTGGGAAGAAGTCAGGCGCAATCAACAAACTGTAGAATTTGAAAATCCCGCGTTTTTTGCTTATTTGGGTAAAATGCTCAGTCAAACCCTGAGATTAGCCCTGTTGCTCCACTGCATGGAATTGAAGTACGAACAAAAAAACGACCCATTCCAAGTCGGTATTGATACCTTAGAAAAAGCCATCCTCGCCGCTAAATTCAGCATCGGACAATTCCGCATTCTCCAAACTAACAACCACGCCACTGACGAAATGCCAGGTCGCCTCTCCCTCATTCACGCTTATGCTCTGCGAAAAGGGACAGAAGTATCCGCAGTCCAAGTCCAAAATAGCGTTTTCAAACGGGCTAAACCCAAGCCCACCTTAGCAGAAATCCGTCAGGACTTTGCCATCCTCACAGAAAATGGATACACTGTTTTATCTGGCAAAGGAAAAGACCTTCGGATTAGGGCAATTCCGGTAGACCAAGCTCGCGTCGGAAATCCGAAAAGTTCCGAACCCTACTCCGACACATCTCAAAACTTCCGAACGCAGACTTCAAGAGGCACTCAGCCTCCCGTTACCCGAATTTCCGACTATTCCGACAATTCTTGGACAACTCCAACTACTAATGGCAACTTACAAAACAATTCCAATAATTCTACAAATGGTCGGAATTGTCCGAATTATGACGATGCAGTACCCTCAAAAGTAGATTTCGAGCCAATTTCCAACGAAAATACCGCGTCGGAAATTTGTCCGAACGATGTCGGAAATTCCGAAAACATTCTATCTAGTAACGTTCCGACATCGGAAACACCAGCACGGGGGAACGGCGGAAATTACGACGACGTGAATGAGCGATCGCAAAATCAAGCAGAAGAACGCCATTTAAACCTTGAGCAATTGCAGACTTTGCTGGCTTGCTATTCGAGTGCGAAAGCCCTTGCACAAGCTAGTCCAGAAATGCCTACCGAGAGTATCGTTTCCTTGTTTGCGCCATTAGATAATCTGCTCAGAAGTTGGGGTATCGAACCCATTGGGAAAGTTTCGGAACAAGTACCTTATAATCCTCAACTGCATCAACCAGACACGGACGATCTAATTGAGGGAGAATCGGTGTTTATTAAATTTGTCGGATATAGAGATGGTTCGCGCATTCTCTGTCCTGCTCAAGTCAGTCGCACTCGAAACTGCTGA
- a CDS encoding transposase — protein sequence MENFPLELAGKIKSNLVGISRMVNDLRSDYDSAWKEALTVYFEPFMAFCFADAHTDINWERGYETLDTELQEVIRDAEIGRRLADKLVKVWLNSGEDALVLIHVEIQGQVQTDFAERMYVYNHRLFDRYRQKVFSFAVLGDENSNWRPTSYSYHRWGFHSSLQFPIIKLLDYRIDKLEESTNPFAIIIAAHLETQATRNDLQRRFQSKLSLVRRLYERGYTKNQILELFRFIEWMMILPDTIQQQFKFQIRRIEEEKQMPYITSFERDAKLEIARESVIKVLETRFLPLPDALIQRINSGNDIELLKQLLVSAVTINSVEEFGQMLTEIQGE from the coding sequence ATGGAAAATTTTCCATTGGAACTGGCTGGAAAAATCAAAAGTAACCTAGTCGGGATTTCTAGAATGGTCAATGACCTGAGATCGGATTACGATAGTGCTTGGAAAGAAGCACTCACCGTTTATTTTGAGCCATTTATGGCCTTTTGCTTTGCAGATGCTCACACTGACATTAATTGGGAAAGAGGTTATGAAACCTTAGACACGGAATTGCAAGAAGTAATTCGTGATGCCGAAATCGGAAGGCGTTTAGCAGATAAACTGGTAAAAGTATGGCTGAACTCCGGCGAAGATGCTCTGGTATTAATTCATGTCGAAATCCAAGGACAAGTGCAAACAGACTTTGCCGAGCGAATGTATGTCTACAATCATCGATTATTCGACCGCTATCGACAAAAAGTATTTAGTTTTGCCGTATTAGGAGACGAAAATAGCAATTGGCGGCCAACAAGCTATAGTTATCATCGATGGGGATTTCATAGTAGTTTGCAATTCCCAATAATAAAACTACTAGACTATCGAATAGATAAACTAGAGGAAAGCACCAATCCCTTTGCCATTATTATCGCGGCTCACTTAGAAACCCAAGCAACACGCAATGATTTACAGCGCCGTTTTCAGTCTAAATTAAGCTTAGTGCGACGACTATATGAGCGTGGCTATACTAAAAATCAGATTTTAGAATTGTTCCGGTTTATTGAGTGGATGATGATTTTACCGGATACGATTCAACAACAGTTTAAGTTCCAAATCAGGCGAATAGAGGAGGAAAAACAAATGCCATACATCACCAGTTTTGAACGAGATGCCAAATTAGAAATTGCTCGCGAAAGTGTAATTAAAGTTTTAGAAACCCGATTTTTACCACTGCCAGATGCCTTGATCCAAAGGATAAATTCTGGCAACGATATAGAGCTGCTCAAACAATTATTGGTGTCAGCAGTTACTATAAATTCCGTGGAAGAGTTTGGACAAATGTTAACAGAAATTCAAGGGGAATGA
- a CDS encoding tyrosine-type recombinase/integrase, whose translation MKINRYGQSKILTPQEIDLLFNQGLTNERDRTLFAVCLFSACRIAEACTLFTEDVYNRAGEVRPVLIVRKNHTKGKLATRNIPMLEDLRITLKAYRPQAGRIYLFPGRYCGYLNPDTAARFLREACARIGIEGVSTHSFRRTALTQMSNAGIPLRIIQEISGHRNLEQLQRYLEVHPNQVTGAIASLSMLSPIGKPSFTDPPDQNLDLSSITDEIPKKTVRDYEL comes from the coding sequence ATGAAAATCAATCGTTATGGACAATCGAAAATTCTCACGCCCCAAGAAATCGATTTGTTATTTAATCAGGGGCTAACCAATGAGCGAGACCGCACTTTATTTGCTGTTTGTTTGTTTAGTGCTTGTCGCATCGCCGAAGCTTGTACCTTATTCACCGAAGACGTTTATAACCGTGCTGGAGAAGTGCGCCCGGTTTTAATTGTCCGCAAAAATCATACCAAAGGTAAACTCGCCACCCGCAACATCCCCATGCTAGAAGACCTGCGAATTACCCTCAAAGCTTACCGACCGCAAGCAGGCAGAATTTACCTATTCCCCGGTCGCTATTGCGGCTATCTTAACCCCGACACCGCCGCCCGCTTTTTAAGAGAAGCCTGCGCCCGTATTGGCATTGAAGGTGTTTCCACCCATTCTTTTCGCCGCACCGCCCTGACGCAGATGAGCAACGCTGGAATTCCTTTAAGGATTATTCAGGAAATCTCCGGTCATCGTAACCTAGAACAATTGCAGAGGTATTTAGAAGTACATCCCAACCAAGTCACCGGAGCGATAGCATCTTTGTCGATGCTATCCCCGATCGGTAAACCGTCATTTACCGATCCCCCCGACCAAAACCTCGATTTATCGTCCATCACTGACGAAATCCCCAAAAAAACCGTTCGCGATTATGAGTTGTAG